Proteins from a genomic interval of Acomys russatus chromosome 19, mAcoRus1.1, whole genome shotgun sequence:
- the Strn4 gene encoding striatin-4, whose amino-acid sequence MMEERAAAAVASAASSCRPLGSGTAPNPAAAAAPASSPAPGPVPVGKGGGGGGSPGPTAGPEPLSLPGILHFIQHEWARFEAEKARWEAERAELQAQVAFLQGERKGQENLKTDLVRRIKMLEYALKQERAKYHKLKFGTDLNQGEKKADLSEQVSNGPVESVTLENSPLVWKEGRQLLRQYLEEVGYTDTILDMRSKRVRSLLGRSLELNGAAEPIEGAPRASPAPGGLSGGESLLVRQIEEQIKRNAAGKDGKERLGGSVLEQIPFLQNCEDEDSDEDDELDSVQHKKQRVRLPSKALVPEMEDEDEEDDSEDAINEFDFLGSGEDGEGSPDPRRCASEGNPHELESRRVKLQGILADLRDVDGLPPKVTVPPPGTPQPRPHEGSFGFSSDVFIMDTIGGGEVSLGDLADLTVTNDNDLSCDLSDSKDAFKKTWNPKFTLRSHYDGIRSLAFHHSQSALLTASEDGTLKLWNLQKAVTAKKNAALDVEPIHAFRAHRGPVLAVTMGSNSEYCYSGGADARIHSWKIPDLNMDPYDGYDPSVLSHVLEGHGDAVWGLAFSPTSQRLASCSADGTVRIWDPSSSSPSCLCTFPMAGEHGIPTSVAFTSTEPAHVVASFRSGDTVLYDLEAGSALLTLESRGNSGPTQINQVVSHPNQPLTITAHDDRGIRFLDNRTGKSVHSMVAHLDAVTCLAVDPNGVFLMSGSHDCSLRLWSLDNKTCVQEITAHRKKHEEAIHAVACHPSKALIASAGADALAKVFV is encoded by the exons ATGATGGAGGAGCGAGCGGCCGCCGCGGTCGCATCGGCCGCCTCCTCCTGTCGCCCTCTGGGCTCGGGCACGGCTCCCaacccggcggcggcggcggccccgGCCTCCAGCCCTGCTCCCGGCCCCGTCCCGGTAGGTAAAGGAGGTGGCGGCGGAGGCAGCCCGGGCCCCACGGCGGGCCCGGAGCCCCTCAGCCTGCCAGGGATCCTGCACTTTATCCAACACGAGTGGGCACGCTTCGAAGCCGAGAAGGCCCGCTGGGAGGCCGAGCGCGCCGAGCTGCAG GCCCAGGTGGCTTTCCTCCAGGGTGAGAGGAAAGGCCAAGAGAATCTGAAGACAGACCTGGTGCGGCGCATCAAGATGCTGGAGTACGCGCTGAAGCAGGAGAG gGCCAAATATCATAAACTGAAGTTTGGAACAGACCTGAATCAGGgggagaagaaggcagatctGTCAGAACAAG tttCCAACGGCCCTGTGGAGTCAGTCACACTGGAGAACAGCCCATTGGTGTGGAAGGAGGGGCGACAGCTTCTGCGACA GTACCTGGAAGAGGTGGGCTACACGGATACCATCCTGGACATGCGGTCCAAGCGAGTGCGTTCCCTTCTGGGCCGTTCGCTGGAGCTCAATGGGGCTGCTGAGCCAATCGAGGGGGCCCCCAGGGCTTCACCAGCTCCCGGGGGACTTAGCGGTGGCGAGTCTCTGCTGGTGAGACAGATCGAGGAACAGATCAAGAG gaaTGCAGCTGGCAAAGATGGCAAGGAGCGCCTGGGTGGCTCCGTGCTGGAGCAGATCCCCTTCCTGCAGAACTGCGAGGATGAGGACAGCGATGAGGACGATGAACTGGACAGTGTGCAACACAAGAAGCAGCGTGTGAGG CTCCCATCCAAGGCCCTAGTGCCTGAAATGGAAGACGAGGATGAGGAAGATGACTCAGAAGATGCCATCAATGAGTTTGATTTCCTGGGCTCAGGAGAAGATGGGGAGGGGTCTCCAGATCCTCGACGGTGTGCTTCAGAAGGGAACCCCCATGAGCTGG AAAGCCGTCGGGTCAAACTCCAGGGAATTCTTGCTGACCTCCGGGATGTTGATGGGCTGCCCCCCAAAGTGACTGTCCCACCTCCTGGCACACCCCAGCCCCGGCCTCATGAAG GTTCCTTTGGCTTCTCCTCAGACGTCTTCATCATGGACACTATCGGGGGCGGGGAGGTGAGCCTGGGGGACTTGGCAGATCTCACCGTCACCAATGACAACGACCTCAGCTGTGAC CTGTCTGACAGCAAAGATGCCTTCAAGAAGACATGGAACCCCAAGTTTACCCTCCGCTCACACTACGATGGCATTCGATCCCTGGCCTTCCACCACAGCCAGTCAGCACTGCTTACTGCCTCTGAGGATGGCACACTCAAACTGTGGAACCTTCAGAAGGCAGTCACAGCCAAGAA AAACGCCGCACTGGATGTGGAGCCGATTCATGCTTTCCGCGCTCACAG GGGCCCTGTGCTGGCAGTCACCATGGGCAGCAACAGCGAGTACTGTTACAGTGGTGGGGCTGATGCCCGAATACACAGCTGGAAGATCCCTGACCTCAACATGGACCCATATGATGGCTACG ACCCAAGTGTGCTGAGCCATGTCCTGGAAGGCCATGGGGACGCTGTGTGGGGTCTGGCTTTCAGTCCCACCTCCCAGCGCCTAGCATCCTGCTCTGCTGATGGCACTGTCCGCATCTGGGATCCCAGCAGCAGTAGTCCAAGCTGCCTTTGCACCTTCCCCATGGCTGGAG AACACGGGATCCCCACCTCCGTGGCCTTCACCAGCACTGAGCCTGCCCATGTCGTGGCCTCTTTTCGTTCTGGTGATACTGTTCTTTATGACTTGGAAGCTGGCAGCGCCCTTCTCACATTGGAGTCCCGAGGGAACAGCG GCCCAACACAGATCAACCAGGTGGTGAGTCACCCAAATCAGCCCCTCACCATCACTGCGCATGACGATAGGGGTATCCGATTCCTGGACAATCGGACAG gtaAGTCCGTGCATTCCATGGTTGCCCACCTGGACGCAGTCACCTGCCTAGCCGTGGATCCGAATGGAGTGTTCTTGATGTCGGGAA GCCACGACTGTTCTCTGCGCTTATGGAGCCTAGACAACAAGACATGTGTGCAGGAGATCACGGCCCACCGCAAGAAGCACGAGGAGGCCATCCATGCAGTGGCCTGCCACCCCAGCAAGGCTCTTATCGCCAGTGCTGGTGCTGACGCCCTAGCCAAGGTCTTCGTATGA